DNA sequence from the Bordetella genomosp. 9 genome:
GCACCGGATCTACCGGATCGGCATCGCCTGGGCGCCGCCGCCGGCCGGGGCGGACGACGTCTCCGCCGCGCCATTGCCGGTCTCGATCGGCGCGCGCTGCGCTCCGGTATCCGCGGGCGCCGGCGCGTTTCCGCTGGAACCGCCCGACAAGCGCACCGCGTCCTCGCGGCTGATGATGTCGAACAGTTTAACCACCTTGGCCACCCCGCTGACGCCGGCCGCGGCGTTGGCCGCATATTCTCCTTCGGCCTGGGTTACTTTCCCCTGAAGATAGACCACGCTCTTGTCGACGGTGATCGAAATCGACCCGGAAGGCACGTACCTGGTATTGATCAACTCGGTGCGGACCTTGGACGCCAGCCAGGTGTCGTTGGACCGGACGCTGAAGCTGGCGGCCGGACCGACGGTCAGCTGGTTCACCACTTTCCTGACCTTTTCCACCCGGGCCAACTGGGTGGCCTCGGCCTTGATCGCGTCGTTGGGCACTTCGCCCGTCAGCAGCACGACGCCTTCGTAGGTACTGGCGTTCACGCGCGCGGCATCGCCGGCTTTCTCGGAAATATTGTGTTCGGCCTTGAGGCTGATGCTCTGGTCGTCCAGCTGCGTACCCGAGGTGCGGCGGTCCGTCGCCACCACGGCGCCGCCGGCGGCGGCCGCGCCCACCACCACCGGCGCGCAGGCCGTCAGAGTGAGGACGGACGCGGTCAGCGCGGCGGCCAGGGCGATGGCGGGGAATCGGGGCTTGAGTGTCATTCGGTGTCTCCCAGCAGTAAGGCATCGATACCGTCGCACAGGGCATGCAGCAGCACGATGTGCGCTTCCTGGATACGCATGGTGCGATCGTTCGGCACGCACAGATGGACGTCGTGCGCCGTCATGAGTTCCCCGGTGACGCCGCCTTCCTTGCCGGTCAGCGCGATCACGTGCATGTCGCGTTGCTGCGCGGCCTGGACGGCCCGCACCACATTGGGCGAATTGCCGCTCGTGGTGATCGCCAGCAGGACGTCGCCCGGCTGGCCCAGCGCATTGACCTGGCGTTCGAAAACGTCGTCGAAGCCGTAGTCGTTGCCCACGGCGGTCAGGATGGATGTGTCGGTATTCAACGCCAGGGCCGCCAGCGGCAGCCG
Encoded proteins:
- a CDS encoding BON domain-containing protein; translated protein: MTLKPRFPAIALAAALTASVLTLTACAPVVVGAAAAGGAVVATDRRTSGTQLDDQSISLKAEHNISEKAGDAARVNASTYEGVVLLTGEVPNDAIKAEATQLARVEKVRKVVNQLTVGPAASFSVRSNDTWLASKVRTELINTRYVPSGSISITVDKSVVYLQGKVTQAEGEYAANAAAGVSGVAKVVKLFDIISREDAVRLSGGSSGNAPAPADTGAQRAPIETGNGAAETSSAPAGGGAQAMPIR
- a CDS encoding phosphoheptose isomerase — protein: MDMTTRMVSHFNNAIATLQASRDVLADTLGVAVDVLFHALTNNGKVLACGNGGSAADAQHFVAELVGRFERERLPLAALALNTDTSILTAVGNDYGFDDVFERQVNALGQPGDVLLAITTSGNSPNVVRAVQAAQQRDMHVIALTGKEGGVTGELMTAHDVHLCVPNDRTMRIQEAHIVLLHALCDGIDALLLGDTE